The following coding sequences are from one Rathayibacter sp. SW19 window:
- a CDS encoding SDR family NAD(P)-dependent oxidoreductase, which yields MLDQRRQHKGRVVIITGGSAGIGRGAADAFAAAGASVVIQGHTARNVDEAVASIRAAGAKAVGIHGDVADEATHRATVELALKEFGRIDHLVTSAGIQTYGDVATTTPEEFDRVYQVNVRGVFLAIQAAITQIRTNRGTVTVISSVQGVATQNNVVGYTMTKGALNAMSRALAVDEAAYGVRVNAVLPGSVDTPMLRTSAKKWSDGTPEGIERTIANWGTAHALGRVAQPREIGDVCSFLASDGASFVTGAEIRVDGGLLARVAAALPTKD from the coding sequence ATGCTCGACCAGCGGCGTCAACACAAGGGGCGCGTCGTCATCATCACCGGCGGATCTGCGGGCATTGGGCGGGGCGCCGCGGATGCCTTCGCTGCGGCCGGCGCGTCAGTGGTGATTCAGGGGCACACCGCACGCAACGTGGATGAGGCCGTGGCGAGCATCAGGGCCGCTGGTGCCAAGGCTGTGGGCATCCACGGCGACGTTGCCGATGAGGCGACGCATCGCGCGACCGTGGAGCTGGCACTGAAGGAATTCGGCCGAATCGACCATCTTGTGACCTCTGCAGGGATTCAGACTTATGGCGATGTCGCGACGACCACTCCGGAAGAGTTCGATCGGGTCTATCAGGTGAACGTTCGCGGAGTGTTCCTCGCCATCCAGGCGGCGATCACACAGATCCGCACCAATCGCGGCACGGTCACCGTGATCTCATCGGTGCAGGGCGTCGCGACCCAAAACAACGTTGTCGGGTACACCATGACCAAGGGTGCCTTGAACGCGATGTCCCGTGCGCTCGCTGTCGATGAAGCAGCGTATGGCGTTCGAGTGAACGCCGTGCTGCCGGGTTCCGTGGACACCCCGATGCTGCGTACTTCCGCCAAGAAGTGGTCGGACGGCACGCCAGAAGGAATCGAGCGGACAATCGCGAACTGGGGTACCGCGCACGCCCTCGGCCGGGTCGCTCAACCGCGCGAGATCGGCGACGTGTGCTCGTTTCTCGCCAGCGACGGCGCCAGCTTTGTCACCGGGGCTGAAATCCGCGTCGACGGCGGGCTTCTCGCCCGAGTCGCAGCTGCGCTGCCGACCAAGGATTGA
- a CDS encoding mannonate dehydratase, which produces MIQLSEFLPPRPEQTWKLIRQAGVTNAVGVLNGAEQDQRMFASVGKEGWKPDNRDDVPWSIPALKHNIEIYERWGFRLVATEDTAPMDRIRMGLDGRDEQIDQFIEQIHALGALGIPTMAYNWMALSSWGRTDTALPDRGGALVTGYTRSIAQSGPQLIEPGEVSADQMWEALEYFLKAVVPEAEKAGVRLAMHPDDPPQQLDRGIPRIMSSVDGFRRLVNLVPSDYNGITFCQGNFALMSDVLDGTISIPELIREFGTGKIPFVHFRDVKGTVEQFRETFHDAGQTDMPECMRAYHDIGFEGAMRPDHVPTLEGESNDRPGYETLGRLFAIGYIRGLEQAAYGHPAAGQ; this is translated from the coding sequence ATGATTCAACTCAGCGAATTCCTGCCACCCCGGCCGGAACAAACGTGGAAACTCATTCGACAAGCGGGCGTGACCAACGCGGTTGGCGTGCTCAACGGTGCAGAACAAGACCAGCGGATGTTCGCATCGGTCGGTAAAGAAGGCTGGAAGCCCGACAACCGCGACGACGTGCCGTGGAGCATCCCGGCACTCAAGCACAATATCGAGATCTACGAGCGGTGGGGGTTCAGGCTCGTCGCAACCGAGGACACCGCCCCGATGGACCGGATCCGCATGGGCCTTGACGGCCGCGACGAACAGATCGATCAGTTCATCGAGCAGATCCACGCCCTCGGGGCGCTCGGCATTCCAACAATGGCGTACAACTGGATGGCGCTGAGCAGTTGGGGGCGCACCGACACCGCCTTGCCCGATCGCGGCGGTGCTCTTGTTACTGGCTATACCCGCTCCATCGCACAGTCGGGCCCGCAACTGATCGAACCAGGAGAGGTTTCGGCGGACCAGATGTGGGAGGCACTGGAGTACTTCCTGAAGGCCGTGGTTCCTGAGGCAGAGAAGGCCGGCGTTCGCCTGGCCATGCATCCGGATGACCCACCTCAGCAGCTCGACCGGGGCATACCGCGAATCATGAGTTCTGTGGACGGATTCAGACGACTGGTGAATCTCGTGCCGTCCGACTACAACGGAATCACCTTCTGCCAAGGCAACTTCGCGCTCATGTCCGATGTTCTCGACGGAACCATTTCGATTCCCGAGCTCATCCGCGAGTTCGGAACCGGCAAGATCCCATTCGTGCATTTCCGCGATGTGAAGGGCACCGTCGAGCAATTCCGGGAGACGTTCCACGATGCGGGCCAAACGGACATGCCGGAGTGCATGCGCGCCTACCATGACATCGGATTCGAGGGCGCGATGCGGCCAGACCACGTGCCGACGCTCGAGGGCGAGTCGAACGACCGGCCAGGATACGAAACGCTTGGGCGGCTC